The following are encoded together in the Candidatus Binataceae bacterium genome:
- a CDS encoding LysR family transcriptional regulator — MQFGKGGVAKFATPRDLLDLRAFCLIADTGSLTAAARIMGETTGTVSRRLSRLERELGTALISRSPRLVKPTESGTNYRAEVRAALERLDAASVAVQHLRASSRGRLRVSAPHGSAVGLLAPLIVEFTERFPQIQLEMLLTDEPLDIDSSQIDVAIRPASRLRDSSLIVCKLFQYDLRLFASPSYLQRYGRPQNPQALNRHRMLLRGRPRSSSGSRKLRMLRLEAKGDGSEQITVQPALCSSDNAFIREAALAGGGIAILPTVLVDRDIRNRSLVAVLEDYKVGHSGALYLLYRATPFIAPQITMFRDHMLQAVAARPPGIAANPPAACAHASWSKLRLARPTRNS; from the coding sequence ATGCAATTTGGGAAAGGTGGTGTTGCGAAATTTGCAACGCCGCGCGATTTGCTCGACCTGCGCGCCTTCTGCCTGATTGCCGATACCGGATCGCTAACCGCGGCCGCGCGGATTATGGGTGAAACTACGGGTACGGTGAGTCGGCGGCTTAGCCGCTTGGAGCGAGAATTGGGTACGGCCTTGATTAGCCGCAGCCCGCGATTGGTCAAGCCCACTGAAAGTGGGACGAACTATCGGGCCGAGGTTCGGGCCGCGCTGGAGCGCCTGGATGCAGCTAGCGTCGCTGTGCAGCACTTGCGCGCTTCGTCTCGGGGCCGGCTGCGAGTCAGTGCTCCACACGGTAGCGCGGTGGGCCTACTGGCCCCGCTGATAGTCGAGTTCACCGAACGATTTCCCCAGATACAACTGGAAATGCTACTGACCGACGAACCGCTGGATATCGACAGCTCTCAGATCGACGTCGCCATCCGCCCCGCCAGCCGCCTGCGCGACTCCTCGCTGATTGTCTGCAAGCTATTCCAATATGACCTGCGCCTGTTCGCCTCACCCAGCTATCTCCAGCGCTATGGCCGGCCGCAAAATCCTCAGGCCCTGAATCGCCATCGCATGTTGCTGCGGGGCCGGCCGCGAAGCAGTTCGGGTAGCCGCAAGCTGCGAATGCTGAGGTTGGAAGCCAAGGGCGATGGCAGCGAGCAGATAACCGTGCAGCCCGCGCTTTGTTCCAGCGACAACGCCTTTATCCGCGAGGCTGCGCTGGCGGGCGGCGGGATCGCAATCCTGCCCACCGTGTTAGTGGACCGTGACATCCGCAATCGAAGCTTGGTAGCGGTGCTGGAGGATTACAAGGTGGGCCATAGCGGCGCGCTGTATCTACTTTATCGGGCGACCCCTTTCATCGCACCCCAGATCACGATGTTTCGCGACCATATGCTCCAGGCGGTTGCTGCGCGCCCTCCAGGGATTGCCGCGAACCCGCCAGCTGCCTGCGCGCACGCCTCGTGGTCAAAATTGCGACTGGCTCGACCGACGCGAAATAGCTGA